The proteins below are encoded in one region of Paraburkholderia aromaticivorans:
- a CDS encoding DUF2867 domain-containing protein: MLTAHCPVQSVALPAESGVARLYDAPDLADAYAVRLPENAIDDPELLARFVFAHQAGWVARLMSVRDAIVARVGLKTARQLRSIKDPAAARERLDIFRIYTRSAHEIILGENDRHLDFRVSVLQQTRGTREGRSRYLILSTVVHCHNRLGRFYILAIAPFHRLVVRSSLRRAARIGWPTA; encoded by the coding sequence ATGCTCACTGCCCACTGTCCCGTGCAATCCGTCGCCCTACCGGCTGAATCAGGCGTCGCGCGTTTGTACGACGCGCCGGACCTGGCCGACGCGTATGCCGTCCGCCTGCCCGAGAACGCCATCGACGATCCGGAATTGCTCGCGCGCTTCGTGTTCGCGCATCAGGCGGGATGGGTCGCGAGGTTGATGAGCGTGCGCGATGCGATCGTCGCGCGTGTTGGCTTGAAGACTGCCAGGCAGTTACGCAGCATCAAGGATCCCGCCGCCGCAAGGGAGCGCCTCGACATCTTCAGGATCTATACGCGTAGCGCGCACGAGATCATTCTCGGCGAGAACGACCGTCATCTCGACTTCCGGGTGTCAGTGCTGCAGCAGACCCGTGGCACACGCGAAGGCCGCTCGCGCTATCTGATCCTGTCCACCGTCGTGCATTGCCACAATCGACTCGGCCGTTTCTATATTCTCGCGATCGCGCCGTTCCACCGGCTGGTGGTGCGCTCGTCATTGCGACGAGCGGCGCGCATCGGCTGGCCGACCGCCTGA
- a CDS encoding alpha/beta fold hydrolase, with the protein MSTIKTKDGTQIFYKDWGKGRPVVFSHGWPLSADAWDAQMLFLGSKGFRVIAHDRRGHGRSEQTWDGNDMDTYADDLAALIEHLDLQDATLVGHSTGGGEVAHYIGRHGTQRVAKAVLIGAVPPLMLKTESNPNGTPIDVFDGIRKGVEDDRSQFFRDLALPFYGYNRPGAKVSQGVIDSFWVQGMAGSIKGLYDCIKQFSEVDYTEDLKKIDVPTLVLHGDDDQIVPIDAAGRLTAKIVKNATLKVYPGGQHGMCTVEAAKVNGDLLEFIGS; encoded by the coding sequence ATGAGCACGATCAAGACGAAAGACGGTACGCAGATTTTCTACAAGGACTGGGGCAAGGGCCGCCCGGTCGTCTTTTCGCACGGCTGGCCGTTGAGCGCGGACGCCTGGGACGCGCAGATGCTGTTTCTCGGTAGCAAAGGTTTTCGCGTGATCGCGCATGACCGGCGCGGGCATGGCCGCTCGGAGCAGACGTGGGACGGCAACGACATGGATACCTACGCCGACGATCTCGCGGCGCTGATCGAACACCTCGATCTGCAGGACGCCACGCTCGTCGGCCATTCGACGGGCGGCGGCGAAGTCGCGCATTACATCGGCCGCCATGGCACGCAACGCGTCGCGAAGGCCGTGCTGATCGGCGCGGTGCCGCCGTTGATGCTGAAGACCGAGAGCAATCCGAACGGCACGCCGATCGACGTGTTCGATGGCATCCGCAAAGGTGTCGAAGACGACCGCTCGCAGTTTTTCAGGGATCTCGCGCTGCCGTTTTACGGCTACAACCGTCCGGGCGCGAAGGTGTCGCAAGGCGTGATCGATTCTTTCTGGGTCCAGGGCATGGCCGGCTCGATCAAGGGGCTGTACGACTGTATCAAACAGTTCTCCGAAGTCGACTACACGGAAGACCTGAAGAAGATCGACGTGCCGACCCTGGTGCTGCACGGCGACGACGACCAGATCGTGCCGATCGATGCGGCGGGCCGTTTGACCGCGAAGATCGTGAAGAACGCCACGCTGAAGGTCTATCCGGGCGGCCAGCACGGCATGTGCACCGTCGAGGCCGCCAAGGTGAACGGCGATCTGCTGGAGTTCATCGGGTCGTAA
- a CDS encoding cytochrome ubiquinol oxidase subunit I, with translation MNSALSAFDLARIQFAFTVSFHIVFPALSIGLASFIAVLEWRWLKTRKAYYKDLCLFWSKIFAVAFGMGVVSGVVMSYQFGTNWSGFSSFAGPVTGPLLMYEVMTAFFLEAGFLGIMLFGWQRVSPRAHFGATLMVAIGTLISTFWILASNSWMQTPQGFEVVNGRVVPLDWFKIVFNPSFPYRLAHMALAAFIVAALVVSAVGAWHLLRGRRDPAVKKMFSMALWLLLILTPIQAFVGDQHGLNTREYQPAKIAAIEGLWNTEKGGTALNLFGIPDMQAETTRYAVSIPHLGSLILTHSWDGEIRGLKEFPPQDRPNSTVVFWSFRIMAGLGVLMILMSVAAWVLRRRGRLFESKWFQRVAVAMGPTGFITLLAGWVTTEAGRQPWVVYGVMRTSQAVSPLTTQQVGISLMTFVVVYFLVFGTGVYYMLKLMRAGPALPGHTPHEAPARLPNQTARRPLSAADHMIDAA, from the coding sequence ATGAACTCCGCTCTATCGGCATTCGATCTCGCCCGCATCCAGTTTGCGTTCACCGTCTCGTTCCACATCGTTTTTCCGGCGCTCAGCATCGGCCTCGCCAGCTTCATCGCCGTTCTCGAATGGCGCTGGCTGAAAACCCGCAAGGCGTACTACAAAGACCTTTGCCTGTTCTGGTCGAAGATCTTCGCAGTGGCCTTCGGCATGGGCGTGGTTTCCGGCGTGGTGATGAGCTATCAGTTCGGCACCAACTGGTCGGGCTTCTCCAGTTTCGCCGGCCCCGTCACCGGTCCGCTGTTGATGTACGAAGTGATGACCGCGTTCTTCCTCGAAGCGGGCTTCCTCGGCATCATGCTGTTCGGCTGGCAGCGCGTCAGTCCGCGCGCACACTTCGGCGCCACGCTGATGGTGGCGATCGGCACGCTGATTTCGACCTTCTGGATTCTCGCCTCCAATAGCTGGATGCAAACGCCGCAAGGCTTCGAAGTCGTCAACGGCCGTGTCGTGCCGCTGGACTGGTTCAAGATCGTGTTCAATCCGTCGTTTCCGTACCGGCTCGCGCATATGGCGCTCGCGGCGTTCATCGTCGCGGCGCTGGTGGTGTCGGCGGTAGGCGCGTGGCATCTGCTGCGCGGACGGCGCGATCCGGCCGTCAAGAAGATGTTCTCGATGGCGCTCTGGCTCCTGCTGATCCTCACGCCGATCCAGGCGTTCGTCGGCGATCAGCATGGTTTGAACACGCGCGAATATCAGCCCGCCAAGATTGCGGCGATCGAAGGTCTGTGGAACACCGAGAAAGGCGGCACCGCGCTGAACCTGTTCGGCATTCCCGACATGCAGGCGGAAACCACGCGCTACGCCGTGTCGATTCCGCACCTCGGCAGCCTGATCCTCACGCATAGCTGGGACGGCGAAATTCGCGGCCTCAAGGAATTCCCGCCGCAAGACCGGCCGAACTCGACGGTGGTGTTCTGGAGCTTCCGCATCATGGCCGGCCTCGGCGTGCTGATGATCCTGATGTCGGTGGCCGCCTGGGTGCTGCGCCGCCGTGGACGCCTGTTCGAATCGAAGTGGTTCCAGCGCGTCGCCGTGGCGATGGGACCGACCGGCTTCATCACGCTGCTGGCCGGCTGGGTCACCACCGAAGCGGGCCGTCAGCCGTGGGTCGTGTACGGCGTGATGCGCACCTCGCAGGCCGTGTCGCCGCTCACCACGCAGCAGGTCGGCATCTCGCTGATGACCTTCGTGGTCGTGTACTTCCTCGTGTTCGGCACCGGCGTCTACTACATGCTCAAGCTGATGCGCGCGGGTCCCGCGCTGCCCGGACACACGCCGCATGAAGCGCCGGCGCGCTTGCCGAATCAGACCGCGCGCCGTCCCCTCTCCGCCGCCGATCACATGATCGACGCCGCCTGA